One part of the Algibacter sp. L1A34 genome encodes these proteins:
- a CDS encoding zinc-dependent peptidase, producing the protein MKHKLIALLFTKKTKLECDKVLSVYSPYYQNLSKVNKYNFQIRTLLFIRTTTFNSTQGFVVNNKMKIIISSAFAQLTFGLKTDTLKVFNNIFITPQPYSYKNNAALFDGDVNLHTKKINMSWPAIERGFKIPDDALNLCIHEFGHCLIFENTSRSYLSKIFKKKDFNNWRKHAEVKLEKVKSNDNKVLRDYAGTNLVELFSVSLETFFEQAEYFEENEPLLYFSTTKLLKQDPRNKTNPIL; encoded by the coding sequence ATAAAACACAAACTTATAGCCTTACTTTTTACAAAAAAGACAAAGCTTGAATGCGATAAAGTTTTATCAGTTTACAGTCCATATTACCAAAACCTTTCTAAGGTTAATAAATATAATTTTCAAATACGCACACTTCTTTTTATCCGAACTACAACTTTTAACTCTACCCAAGGATTTGTTGTTAATAATAAGATGAAAATTATTATTTCTAGTGCCTTTGCCCAACTCACATTTGGACTAAAAACAGATACTCTTAAAGTATTCAATAATATATTTATTACGCCCCAACCCTATTCTTATAAAAACAATGCAGCACTCTTTGATGGTGATGTTAATTTACATACTAAAAAAATAAACATGTCTTGGCCAGCTATAGAAAGGGGTTTTAAAATACCCGATGATGCTTTAAACCTATGCATTCATGAATTTGGGCATTGTTTAATTTTTGAAAATACTTCACGTTCCTATCTATCAAAAATATTTAAAAAGAAGGATTTTAATAATTGGAGAAAACACGCCGAAGTTAAACTTGAAAAAGTAAAATCTAACGACAATAAAGTTTTAAGAGATTATGCTGGAACCAACTTGGTAGAATTATTCTCAGTGTCTTTAGAAACATTTTTTGAACAAGCTGAATATTTTGAAGAAAACGAGCCCTTATTATACTTTAGCACGACCAAACTATTAAAACAAGACCCTAGAAATAAAACAAATCCTATTCTATAG
- a CDS encoding FAD-dependent oxidoreductase, translated as MKKIIIIGGLSAGPSAAAKARRENEQAEILLFEKGANISYATCGMPYAFSGVIESRDNLMVVKPELLQNRFNIDVHLNEEIIKIDTQNKTVYSQTKSYTYDTLIFATGAKSIVPPIGNIKLANNWSTCRSMIDYDKITKEGLASTSKHITVIGAGLIGVEVAENLKEAGKEVTLIEGDSHVLNMWQQKFGIFAGNVLASKGIEVLTLSFVSKFDIDKNGKINAVVTQAGKSIPTDFVILSVGIKPNTDLLLAEGAEAIDNGALKVNELMETSIKDVYAAGDNVSIKNLQTNEYDYFPLGTHSNKAGRAAGANAVGRTIEFKGAYKTAIVKVFDYTLARTGMNARALTQKGIPFKTVLTVAGSTPGYYPGQKDLITEIYYSPETEQILGAELFGEVGVDKRVDVLSTAIYAKLKITDLAQLDLAYAPPFSPAKDPVVVTSFVAENIINNRSEQISVEDLELLMKDNNLNEGYLLVDSRTAEEYGKGTIPGAVNYPLDELRQSVDFIKSLDKKVIVFCQKGLRGYLAELILRNNGVTHIANVAGGFKVWQMYSDRIEIPEPILVKK; from the coding sequence ATGAAAAAAATTATAATTATCGGAGGTTTGTCTGCAGGTCCATCTGCAGCAGCAAAAGCAAGACGTGAAAACGAACAAGCTGAAATTCTTTTGTTTGAAAAAGGAGCCAATATTAGTTATGCAACCTGCGGGATGCCATATGCATTTTCAGGTGTTATCGAGAGTAGAGACAATTTAATGGTAGTAAAACCAGAATTACTTCAAAACCGATTTAATATTGATGTCCATTTAAACGAAGAAATTATAAAAATTGACACTCAAAACAAAACAGTTTATTCTCAGACAAAGAGTTATACTTATGATACCCTAATTTTTGCCACAGGAGCAAAATCTATTGTGCCTCCAATAGGTAATATAAAATTAGCCAATAATTGGTCTACTTGCCGCTCTATGATTGATTATGATAAAATCACGAAAGAAGGATTAGCAAGCACATCCAAACATATAACCGTTATTGGGGCAGGTTTAATAGGTGTTGAAGTTGCTGAAAACCTTAAAGAGGCTGGAAAAGAAGTTACTTTAATTGAAGGCGATTCGCATGTTTTAAATATGTGGCAACAAAAATTCGGAATCTTTGCAGGAAACGTATTAGCTTCTAAAGGTATTGAAGTTCTAACATTAAGCTTTGTTTCTAAATTCGATATTGATAAAAACGGAAAAATTAACGCAGTAGTTACTCAAGCTGGAAAAAGCATTCCAACCGATTTTGTAATCTTAAGTGTGGGTATTAAACCAAATACAGATTTATTACTTGCAGAAGGTGCTGAAGCCATTGATAATGGTGCATTGAAAGTAAATGAATTAATGGAAACATCTATAAAAGATGTATATGCTGCAGGAGACAATGTATCGATTAAAAATTTACAAACAAATGAGTATGATTACTTTCCTTTAGGAACGCATTCTAATAAAGCTGGGCGTGCAGCAGGAGCTAATGCAGTAGGTAGAACAATTGAATTTAAAGGCGCTTACAAAACAGCTATAGTAAAAGTATTTGATTATACCTTGGCAAGAACTGGAATGAATGCAAGAGCATTAACTCAAAAAGGTATTCCATTTAAAACCGTTTTAACGGTTGCAGGTTCTACACCAGGTTATTATCCAGGACAAAAGGATTTAATCACAGAGATTTATTACAGTCCTGAAACCGAACAAATATTAGGAGCAGAACTCTTTGGAGAAGTTGGCGTTGATAAACGTGTAGATGTATTGAGTACAGCCATTTATGCTAAATTAAAAATTACAGATTTAGCACAATTAGATTTAGCATATGCACCTCCATTTTCTCCAGCAAAAGACCCTGTGGTAGTTACAAGTTTTGTAGCCGAAAATATTATAAACAATAGAAGTGAGCAAATATCTGTAGAGGATTTGGAACTTTTAATGAAAGATAATAATTTAAACGAAGGCTATTTACTAGTAGATTCCAGAACGGCTGAAGAATACGGAAAAGGAACGATTCCTGGAGCCGTAAATTACCCTTTGGATGAGTTAAGACAATCTGTAGATTTTATAAAGAGTCTCGATAAAAAAGTTATTGTTTTCTGTCAAAAAGGATTAAGAGGTTATTTAGCCGAATTAATTTTAAGAAATAACGGTGTAACTCATATTGCAAATGTTGCAGGAGGTTTTAAAGTATGGCAAATGTATAGCGACCGTATTGAAATTCCGGAACCTATATTAGTTAAGAAATAA
- a CDS encoding glutamate-5-semialdehyde dehydrogenase — protein MKLISEKIKNSVLKSMEILLKENQEALLNANKKDIASFNQEDQAMYDRLILNKKKIDGMITAIEVVREQEDPVNKIISRKEFENGLDVVNKTAPFGTIMIIYESRPDVTVEATVLAFKANNKILLKGGKEAVHSNRAIIKLWHKALEENGLSTDYIQMLTMNRLETQAFLKNPTEPLDLIVPRGGEQLIKFVKEHATCAVLVSGRGNNFLYVDEAADWKKTIGVILNAKTQKISACNALDKILVSKKLPDYAGRILDLNEILKDSGVEVLVDDETKSILTNEKLITDNSIWYQEFLEMKCCIGSVDSVFEAIEKINEYSGGHSATIMTTNNDVAKTFMEQVDCAVVYQNASTRFTDGGQIGVGAELAISTDKLHHRGPLGLKELVTNKYYVFGDGHVRV, from the coding sequence ATGAAATTAATTTCAGAAAAAATAAAAAATAGTGTTTTAAAAAGCATGGAGATTCTTTTAAAGGAAAACCAAGAGGCTTTATTAAATGCGAATAAAAAAGATATAGCCTCTTTTAATCAAGAAGATCAAGCTATGTATGATCGCTTAATTTTAAATAAAAAGAAGATCGACGGCATGATTACCGCCATAGAAGTAGTTCGAGAACAGGAAGACCCTGTAAATAAAATTATCAGTAGAAAAGAATTTGAAAACGGTTTAGATGTAGTGAATAAAACGGCTCCATTTGGAACCATTATGATTATTTACGAGTCTAGACCAGATGTTACTGTAGAAGCTACTGTGCTTGCTTTTAAAGCCAATAATAAAATATTGCTTAAAGGAGGTAAAGAAGCTGTGCATAGCAATAGGGCTATTATTAAGCTTTGGCATAAGGCACTTGAAGAAAATGGATTAAGTACAGATTATATTCAAATGTTAACTATGAATAGATTAGAAACTCAAGCTTTTTTGAAAAACCCTACCGAGCCGTTAGATTTGATTGTGCCAAGAGGTGGCGAGCAACTTATTAAGTTTGTTAAAGAACATGCTACCTGTGCTGTTTTGGTTAGTGGGCGTGGAAATAATTTTTTATATGTTGACGAAGCTGCAGATTGGAAAAAAACTATTGGAGTAATTTTAAATGCTAAGACTCAGAAAATTTCGGCATGTAATGCTTTAGATAAAATTTTAGTAAGTAAAAAACTTCCTGATTATGCTGGTAGAATTTTAGATTTAAATGAAATTTTAAAAGATAGTGGTGTAGAGGTTTTAGTTGACGACGAAACGAAATCGATTTTAACTAATGAAAAGTTAATAACTGATAATTCGATTTGGTATCAAGAATTTTTAGAAATGAAATGCTGTATTGGATCGGTTGATTCTGTTTTTGAAGCTATTGAAAAAATAAACGAATATTCTGGCGGACATTCTGCTACTATAATGACAACAAATAATGATGTTGCAAAAACTTTTATGGAGCAAGTAGATTGTGCTGTAGTATATCAAAACGCATCTACTCGGTTTACCGATGGCGGACAAATTGGTGTAGGAGCAGAACTTGCCATTAGTACAGATAAATTGCATCACCGTGGGCCTTTAGGTCTTAAAGAACTCGTTACCAATAAATATTATGTTTTTGGAGACGGCCATGTTCGCGTTTAG
- a CDS encoding DsrE family protein, giving the protein MQIKFQYLFIFVLFLIQANFSFGQTNKPTTGPVFDNIGPVFSVENLDLLPDPAQDLKAIFDIDSKQTDASKINYIIASLHRYYNMHVRYGIPKENIHLALVLHGGSTKDALSSNVYNEKFKVENPNEHLIKSLSDIGVDVFVCGQSMSYSGYNKADLLPEVKVALSAMSVLTIYQMNNYSLIKF; this is encoded by the coding sequence ATGCAAATTAAATTTCAATATCTATTTATATTCGTTTTATTCCTTATTCAAGCTAACTTCTCTTTTGGGCAAACTAATAAGCCAACAACAGGTCCTGTTTTTGATAATATAGGCCCCGTTTTCTCTGTAGAAAATCTAGACTTACTGCCGGATCCTGCGCAAGATTTAAAAGCTATTTTTGATATTGATAGTAAGCAAACCGATGCTAGTAAAATAAATTATATAATAGCTAGTTTACATCGTTATTATAACATGCATGTACGGTATGGTATTCCTAAAGAAAACATACACTTAGCACTTGTTTTGCATGGAGGATCAACAAAAGATGCTCTATCTTCTAATGTTTATAATGAAAAATTTAAAGTAGAAAACCCTAATGAACACTTAATTAAATCACTTTCTGATATTGGTGTTGATGTTTTTGTTTGTGGTCAATCTATGTCTTATAGTGGTTACAATAAAGCAGATTTATTACCTGAAGTTAAAGTTGCATTGTCGGCCATGAGTGTGCTAACCATATACCAAATGAACAATTATTCGCTAATTAAATTCTAA
- the mazG gene encoding nucleoside triphosphate pyrophosphohydrolase produces the protein MNSRANQLKAFDRLLTIMDELRAQCPWDKKQTMETLRHLTIEETYELGDAILDKDLEEVKKELGDVLLHIVFYSKIGSETKDFDIADVCNSICEKLIHRHPHIYSDVKVENEEDVKRNWENLKLKEGKTSVLEGVPKSLPALVKASRIQEKVAGVGFDWEEPGQVWEKVEEELSEFKVEVEANDQDAMESEFGDVLFSLVNYARFKNINPENALERTNKKFSKRFQYLESKAKALNKPLADMTLAEMDVFWEEAKKL, from the coding sequence ATGAATTCTAGAGCAAACCAGCTAAAAGCTTTCGATCGTTTATTAACCATAATGGACGAGCTACGTGCGCAATGTCCATGGGATAAAAAGCAAACCATGGAAACGCTTCGTCATTTAACCATAGAAGAAACTTACGAACTTGGCGACGCTATTTTAGATAAGGATTTAGAAGAAGTAAAAAAAGAATTAGGTGATGTGCTTTTACATATTGTGTTTTATTCCAAAATAGGTAGTGAAACTAAAGATTTTGATATTGCCGATGTTTGTAATTCTATTTGCGAAAAATTGATACATAGGCATCCGCATATTTATAGCGATGTAAAAGTTGAAAATGAGGAAGATGTTAAACGAAACTGGGAAAACTTAAAACTCAAGGAAGGAAAAACGAGTGTTTTAGAAGGTGTTCCAAAAAGTTTACCTGCATTGGTAAAAGCCAGTCGTATTCAAGAAAAAGTGGCTGGAGTAGGTTTCGATTGGGAAGAGCCTGGCCAGGTTTGGGAAAAAGTAGAGGAGGAACTCAGCGAGTTTAAAGTTGAGGTAGAAGCAAATGACCAAGATGCTATGGAAAGTGAATTTGGCGATGTTTTGTTCTCTTTGGTAAACTATGCTCGTTTTAAAAATATTAATCCAGAAAATGCTCTAGAACGTACTAATAAAAAGTTTTCTAAACGTTTTCAGTATCTGGAAAGCAAAGCAAAAGCATTAAACAAACCTTTAGCAGATATGACGCTTGCCGAAATGGATGTTTTTTGGGAAGAGGCTAAAAAACTATAA
- a CDS encoding GNAT family N-acetyltransferase, with protein MNITTFDAFSRLSINDISRISKFLFEHSGEFKDTKSAIRKSIMYAAKEVPGLGGYVFIMENKGEILGAIVVNRTGMNEYLAENILVYIAVKESCRGEGIAQKLISHTIKYCRGDIAIHINKENPVIKLFEKQGFKSRNIEMRLER; from the coding sequence ATGAATATTACAACATTTGATGCCTTTTCGAGGCTATCAATTAATGATATATCCCGTATTTCGAAATTTTTATTTGAACACTCAGGTGAATTTAAAGACACCAAAAGTGCTATTCGAAAATCAATTATGTATGCGGCAAAAGAAGTTCCAGGTCTTGGCGGTTACGTTTTTATCATGGAAAATAAAGGTGAAATACTTGGCGCCATAGTTGTAAATAGAACAGGTATGAATGAATATCTGGCAGAAAACATACTAGTTTACATTGCTGTAAAAGAGTCGTGTAGAGGTGAAGGGATTGCTCAGAAATTAATATCACACACTATAAAATATTGTAGAGGCGATATAGCGATACATATAAACAAAGAAAATCCTGTTATTAAATTATTTGAAAAACAGGGTTTTAAATCAAGAAATATAGAAATGAGATTAGAACGATAA
- the proC gene encoding pyrroline-5-carboxylate reductase: MKVLVIGAGNMGLTYAEGMSKSRLLKKRNIMVLDKSEEKLEELNQISHFDAFKELEDCVPKADIIFIAVKPYHAEGVFKAISKLVSSQQIIVSIMAGVTIASIKELTGLDKVVRAMPNLPAQIGKGLTSYVTSPEVSRIEMLTVESLLDTTGKSMRVSSENLIDASTGISGSGPAYVFYFMQSMMEAALQMGFSKNDSSVLVSQTFTGAIELFNQSNLSPNSWMDKVASKGGTTRAALDSMEDNNVNELIKEAAFAAFSRAVEMGKEH, translated from the coding sequence ATGAAAGTACTGGTAATTGGAGCAGGAAACATGGGGCTTACTTATGCGGAAGGCATGTCTAAATCTAGACTGCTAAAAAAGAGAAATATCATGGTTTTGGATAAATCTGAAGAGAAATTGGAGGAGCTTAACCAAATATCACATTTTGACGCATTTAAAGAGCTGGAAGACTGCGTACCAAAAGCAGATATTATTTTTATTGCAGTAAAACCATACCATGCGGAAGGTGTTTTTAAAGCCATTAGCAAATTGGTAAGCTCACAACAAATTATTGTCTCTATTATGGCGGGTGTAACTATAGCCTCTATAAAAGAACTAACAGGTTTAGATAAAGTAGTGCGGGCCATGCCAAATTTGCCAGCGCAAATAGGTAAGGGTTTAACATCTTATGTAACGTCTCCAGAAGTTTCTAGAATAGAAATGTTAACTGTGGAAAGTTTATTAGATACCACCGGGAAATCAATGCGAGTTTCTAGTGAAAATCTTATTGATGCTTCTACTGGAATTTCTGGTAGCGGACCAGCCTATGTATTCTATTTTATGCAAAGTATGATGGAAGCGGCACTGCAAATGGGGTTTTCTAAAAACGACTCGTCTGTTTTGGTAAGTCAAACATTTACAGGTGCTATTGAGCTTTTTAATCAATCTAATTTATCACCAAATTCTTGGATGGATAAAGTAGCATCAAAAGGCGGAACTACACGTGCAGCGTTAGATTCTATGGAAGATAATAATGTTAATGAATTAATAAAAGAAGCCGCTTTTGCAGCATTTAGCCGTGCTGTAGAAATGGGAAAAGAACACTAA
- a CDS encoding DUF349 domain-containing protein, producing the protein MSDLNNPNVENADNVNPIKSESTTPETTPIEAVIPEDSQISETPKVEENTEETIAVETEPLKAESEHDEVLNEIEESNAEDAEDEGNKDRHSIEVKEYDSMSLEALAIELEKLVSTQKVQAIKSHVDGINAEFKTKHQALVEEKKEDFLHEGGNEIDFYYSSPVEKRYKAAYKEYRNKLNNHYKSLEKNLKQNLTDKLEIIEELKGLINVEENINTTYKHFKELQERWRTTGPIPRDKYNNAWNSYHHHVELFYDFLHLNRDLRDLDFKHNLEKKILIIERAEELAQDDNVMRSFRELQELHKMWKEELGPVGKEHREEIWDRFKAATKIINDKRQVYYKEIDKVYDKNLESKLEIIANIEFVAAQPAGSHSEWQKRIKIIEELRNQFFNAGKVPLKVNEDTWAKFKDAVRNFNRNKNAYYKNLKKEQYTNLQKKLELIKIAEDNKESEDTAVTTPLMKKIQGDWKKIGHVPRKDSDKIWKQFKAACNHYFDKIHAKRNAASQEQIDAFNKKAELLDTLKALEPSDDKDKDVEVIKVHINTWKDLGRVPNDKRFIEDKFQKTIDDVLSSLKMDKTEIEMIKYENKLDSLTSNDGDTRNLDNERLFVRKKIDEVKAQINQLENNLQFFTNVDDDNPLVKDVHNNIKGHKDTLVLLKEKLRKIKERY; encoded by the coding sequence ATGTCTGACTTAAATAATCCTAATGTGGAAAACGCTGATAACGTTAATCCTATAAAAAGTGAATCTACAACTCCTGAAACAACACCTATTGAAGCTGTAATACCAGAAGATTCACAAATTTCTGAAACACCTAAAGTTGAAGAAAACACGGAAGAAACTATAGCAGTTGAAACTGAACCTTTGAAAGCAGAAAGTGAGCATGATGAAGTGCTTAATGAAATTGAAGAATCTAATGCGGAAGACGCGGAAGATGAAGGAAACAAAGACAGGCATAGCATTGAGGTAAAAGAGTATGATAGCATGTCGTTAGAAGCTTTAGCCATTGAGTTAGAAAAACTTGTTTCTACTCAAAAAGTTCAAGCCATAAAATCGCATGTAGACGGTATTAATGCTGAGTTTAAAACAAAACATCAAGCTTTAGTTGAAGAGAAAAAAGAAGATTTTTTGCATGAAGGCGGAAATGAAATAGATTTCTACTACTCGTCTCCTGTTGAAAAACGCTATAAAGCAGCCTATAAAGAATATCGAAATAAACTTAACAATCACTATAAAAGTTTAGAGAAAAACCTAAAACAAAATTTAACCGACAAACTTGAAATAATTGAAGAGCTAAAAGGGTTAATAAATGTTGAAGAAAACATAAACACAACCTACAAGCACTTTAAAGAATTACAAGAACGTTGGAGAACTACAGGCCCAATCCCTCGTGATAAATATAATAATGCTTGGAATAGTTACCATCACCATGTAGAATTGTTTTACGACTTTTTACACCTTAATAGAGACTTAAGAGATTTAGATTTTAAGCATAATTTAGAAAAGAAAATATTAATTATTGAGCGTGCCGAAGAATTAGCGCAGGATGATAACGTAATGAGATCTTTTAGAGAACTTCAAGAATTACACAAAATGTGGAAAGAAGAACTCGGACCTGTTGGCAAAGAACACCGTGAAGAAATCTGGGATCGTTTTAAAGCCGCTACAAAAATTATAAACGATAAACGCCAAGTTTATTACAAAGAAATTGATAAGGTTTACGACAAAAACTTAGAGAGTAAGCTTGAAATAATTGCAAATATTGAATTTGTTGCAGCACAGCCTGCAGGCTCACATAGTGAATGGCAAAAGCGTATTAAAATTATTGAAGAGCTAAGAAATCAGTTTTTTAATGCAGGGAAAGTTCCGTTGAAAGTAAACGAAGATACTTGGGCAAAGTTTAAAGATGCTGTTAGAAACTTTAACAGAAACAAAAACGCTTATTATAAAAACCTAAAAAAGGAACAATATACCAATTTACAGAAGAAATTGGAATTGATTAAAATTGCCGAAGACAATAAAGAAAGTGAAGATACTGCTGTAACAACGCCTTTGATGAAAAAAATTCAAGGTGATTGGAAAAAAATTGGTCATGTACCAAGAAAAGATAGCGACAAAATCTGGAAACAATTTAAAGCAGCCTGTAATCATTATTTTGATAAAATACACGCGAAACGTAATGCTGCAAGCCAAGAGCAGATAGATGCTTTTAATAAAAAGGCAGAATTACTAGACACGCTTAAAGCCTTAGAACCATCGGATGATAAGGACAAAGACGTTGAAGTCATTAAAGTACATATTAATACTTGGAAAGACTTGGGTCGCGTACCAAACGACAAACGTTTTATTGAAGATAAATTTCAAAAAACCATAGACGATGTATTATCCAGTTTAAAAATGGATAAAACTGAAATCGAAATGATTAAATATGAAAACAAACTAGATAGTTTGACTTCTAATGATGGTGATACCAGAAATTTAGATAACGAACGTTTATTTGTCCGTAAAAAAATAGATGAAGTAAAAGCGCAAATCAATCAATTAGAGAACAACTTACAATTTTTCACTAATGTTGATGATGATAACCCGTTAGTTAAAGATGTTCATAATAATATTAAAGGGCATAAAGATACTCTTGTTCTTTTGAAAGAAAAATTAAGAAAAATTAAAGAGCGTTATTAG
- the proB gene encoding glutamate 5-kinase, translating into MCKQRIVIKVGTNVMTNKDNRIVRPVLQRLVKQIAELYERGIMTILVSSGSAIAGKEVIGKSKIKDKTVRRQVYSSIGQPRMMRLYYDIFHDYGLKCAQVLPTKRDFSPGVHRQNMINCCEGLLSEGVIPIANEDDAVSITMSMFSDNDELASLIAQLINADKLIILTDIDGLYTGHPEAASSDLIKNVNPEEDLDKYIQKNTKAEGEGRGGMGSKLDYAQQTAANNIPTYIANGKKDNTIIDIIDGKAVGTKVSL; encoded by the coding sequence ATGTGTAAACAAAGAATAGTGATTAAGGTTGGTACAAACGTAATGACCAATAAAGATAATAGAATTGTAAGACCGGTTTTACAACGATTAGTAAAACAAATAGCAGAACTTTATGAGCGTGGTATCATGACGATATTAGTGTCTTCTGGTTCTGCAATTGCCGGAAAAGAAGTTATTGGAAAATCTAAAATTAAAGATAAAACAGTAAGACGTCAAGTATATTCATCCATCGGGCAACCCAGAATGATGCGCCTTTATTATGATATTTTTCATGATTATGGATTAAAATGTGCTCAAGTACTGCCTACTAAACGAGATTTTAGTCCAGGCGTACATAGACAAAATATGATTAATTGTTGCGAAGGATTACTTTCTGAAGGGGTAATTCCGATTGCTAACGAGGATGATGCGGTATCGATAACCATGTCTATGTTTTCAGATAATGATGAGCTAGCAAGTTTAATTGCGCAGCTTATAAACGCTGATAAGCTTATTATTTTAACAGATATAGACGGGCTTTATACAGGCCATCCAGAAGCAGCCAGTAGTGATTTAATAAAAAATGTGAATCCAGAAGAAGATCTGGATAAGTATATTCAAAAAAACACTAAAGCCGAAGGAGAAGGCCGTGGCGGTATGGGGTCTAAGCTAGATTATGCACAACAAACGGCTGCCAATAATATTCCAACTTATATTGCTAATGGTAAAAAAGACAATACTATTATTGATATTATAGATGGAAAAGCAGTAGGCACAAAAGTGTCTCTTTAA